The Acetivibrio saccincola genome window below encodes:
- a CDS encoding type IV pilus twitching motility protein PilT, translating to MDINDLLIKTVEAGASDLHICAGVPPVIRVNGDLIYLNEPILTPQDCVHLAKQCLNNRLYEVFLEKGEVDASYTLPGVARFRMNVFKQRATCAIALRPIPTEIPMIEDLGLPGLVYDLSLKQRGLILITGPTGHGKSTTLAAMINYINSKRKCHIVTIEDPIEFLHRHNKSVINQREIGSDTLSYANALRAVLREDPDVILIGEMRDLETISTALTAAETGHLVLSTLHTIGSAKTIDRIIDVFPPHQQGQIRTQLSTVLVGIISQQLMPRADGKGRILATETMVWTPAIANLIRESRTHQIDTCIQTGSQFGMYTMDSCIADLYKQELIDYDTACQYAVDLDNLRKIISM from the coding sequence ATGGATATAAATGATTTACTTATAAAGACAGTGGAAGCAGGAGCGTCTGATTTACATATTTGTGCAGGTGTCCCTCCTGTAATAAGGGTTAATGGCGATCTTATTTATTTAAATGAACCCATATTAACCCCCCAGGATTGTGTTCATTTGGCCAAGCAGTGCCTGAACAACAGGCTTTATGAAGTTTTTTTGGAAAAGGGGGAAGTTGACGCTTCTTATACATTGCCAGGAGTTGCAAGGTTCAGGATGAATGTTTTTAAACAAAGGGCAACATGCGCAATAGCTCTAAGGCCAATTCCTACAGAAATACCTATGATTGAAGACCTTGGACTTCCGGGCTTGGTTTATGATTTATCTTTAAAGCAGAGAGGATTGATTTTAATAACAGGACCTACCGGTCATGGTAAATCAACTACTTTAGCTGCAATGATAAATTACATAAACAGCAAAAGGAAATGTCATATAGTGACGATAGAAGATCCTATAGAGTTTTTGCACAGACACAATAAAAGTGTCATTAATCAAAGGGAAATAGGTTCTGATACATTGTCTTATGCAAATGCTTTAAGGGCGGTATTGAGGGAGGACCCGGACGTAATATTAATAGGTGAGATGAGGGACTTAGAGACCATTTCAACTGCTCTTACAGCAGCAGAAACAGGTCACTTAGTACTTTCAACACTGCATACGATAGGTTCTGCAAAGACAATAGACAGGATTATTGACGTTTTCCCTCCGCATCAGCAGGGGCAGATAAGAACCCAGTTATCAACAGTTCTTGTGGGTATCATTTCCCAACAGCTTATGCCCAGGGCAGATGGAAAGGGGCGTATACTGGCAACAGAGACTATGGTTTGGACACCGGCCATTGCAAATCTAATACGAGAAAGCCGTACCCATCAGATTGACACTTGTATCCAGACAGGTTCACAATTTGGCATGTATACTATGGATAGTTGTATTGCGGATTTATACAAACAGGAACTTATAGATTATGATACTGCTTGTCAGTATGCAGTTGACTTGGATAATTTGAGAAAAATAATTTCTATGTAA
- a CDS encoding M16 family metallopeptidase: MCRSIKLKNGVRVVYEEIPYVRSVSTGLWVGAGSRGENTTNNGISHFIEHMLFKGTKKRTAKEIAETIDNIGGQLNAFTSKECTCYYTKTLDTYLDTSLDLLSDMFFNSKFDEKDIEIEKNVILEEIGMYEDTPEELVHDILSEAVWQDDPLGMPILGTSKSLGNINREQIKKYMEENYFPENTVIAIAGNIDGDKAVESIRERFENWGNSNCCKNKSIAPPKFKNNKVYREKETEQIHMCLGFRGVEQGSDELYSLLAVNNIFGGGMSSRLFQKIREEKGLVYSIYSYPSSYKNAGLFTIYAGMNAEHLNEVLKLIINEINILVKKGISKKDMAKSKEQLKGNYILGLESTSSRMNSIGKSEILLGKILTSREVLDKIDRIDFEKVDAVIKKVFDLNNMAISVVGNIKGDIDLKRI; the protein is encoded by the coding sequence ATGTGTAGAAGTATAAAGCTGAAAAACGGTGTAAGGGTAGTGTACGAAGAAATACCATATGTCAGGTCTGTTTCAACAGGGCTTTGGGTTGGAGCAGGTTCTAGAGGTGAAAATACCACTAATAATGGTATTTCTCACTTTATAGAACATATGCTGTTTAAAGGCACTAAAAAAAGAACTGCAAAAGAAATTGCAGAAACCATAGATAATATTGGAGGGCAACTTAATGCATTTACAAGCAAGGAATGTACCTGCTATTACACTAAAACCCTGGATACTTACCTTGATACATCCTTAGATCTCTTATCTGATATGTTTTTTAACTCTAAATTTGATGAAAAGGATATTGAGATTGAGAAAAATGTTATTTTAGAAGAGATAGGTATGTATGAAGACACTCCCGAAGAATTAGTTCATGACATTTTATCTGAAGCAGTGTGGCAGGACGACCCCTTAGGAATGCCTATATTGGGAACAAGCAAGAGTCTTGGCAATATAAACAGGGAACAAATAAAAAAATACATGGAAGAAAATTATTTTCCTGAAAATACCGTTATAGCTATTGCCGGTAACATAGACGGGGACAAAGCAGTTGAAAGTATCAGGGAAAGATTTGAAAACTGGGGGAACAGTAACTGCTGTAAAAATAAAAGTATAGCCCCACCAAAATTTAAAAACAACAAAGTTTACAGGGAAAAAGAAACGGAACAGATACATATGTGTCTTGGCTTCAGGGGTGTGGAGCAGGGCAGTGATGAATTGTATTCACTTCTGGCAGTAAACAATATTTTTGGAGGGGGTATGAGTTCTAGGCTTTTCCAAAAAATAAGAGAGGAAAAAGGGCTTGTTTATTCAATTTACTCATATCCTTCATCCTACAAAAATGCCGGATTGTTTACCATATATGCAGGGATGAATGCTGAACATTTAAACGAAGTACTAAAGCTCATAATAAACGAAATTAATATTTTGGTAAAGAAAGGAATATCCAAAAAGGATATGGCAAAGTCAAAAGAACAGTTAAAGGGAAATTACATTTTAGGTTTAGAAAGTACCAGCAGCAGAATGAACAGCATAGGCAAGTCTGAAATTCTTTTGGGAAAGATATTAACTTCCCGTGAAGTTTTAGATAAAATTGACAGAATTGATTTTGAAAAGGTGGATGCAGTAATAAAGAAAGTTTTTGATTTAAATAATATGGCTATTTCAGTAGTGGGCAACATAAAAGGGGATATTGATTTAAAAAGGATATAG
- a CDS encoding dipicolinate synthase subunit B — MTLMGLKVGFAITGSFCTIDKVIPEIKKIINAGGKVVPIISYSVDKFDTRFGKAESLKKQLREITGEEIINTVVGAEPIGPKSLFDIIVVAPCTGNTLGKIVNGITDTPVTMACKAQLRNQKPVLIAVSTNDALGTNAKNIGLLLNTKNVFFVPFGQDEPKSKSNSMVADFSFIVPTLTEAVRGKQIQPIFIQY, encoded by the coding sequence ATGACGCTTATGGGACTAAAAGTCGGATTTGCAATTACAGGTTCTTTTTGTACAATAGATAAAGTTATACCTGAAATTAAAAAAATAATAAATGCCGGAGGAAAGGTTGTACCTATAATTTCATATTCTGTTGACAAATTTGACACAAGGTTTGGAAAAGCAGAAAGTTTAAAAAAACAGCTTAGGGAAATTACAGGTGAAGAAATAATAAATACAGTTGTGGGCGCAGAACCTATAGGACCTAAATCACTATTTGACATAATAGTGGTTGCACCATGTACAGGTAATACTTTAGGTAAAATAGTAAACGGAATAACCGATACTCCTGTTACCATGGCATGTAAAGCACAGCTTAGAAATCAAAAACCGGTTTTAATAGCTGTTTCAACAAATGACGCATTGGGAACAAATGCAAAAAACATTGGATTGCTTTTAAATACAAAAAATGTATTTTTTGTTCCCTTTGGTCAGGATGAACCAAAGAGTAAGTCAAATTCTATGGTAGCGGATTTTTCTTTTATAGTGCCAACATTGACTGAAGCAGTAAGAGGTAAACAAATCCAGCCAATTTTTATACAATATTAA
- a CDS encoding ATPase, T2SS/T4P/T4SS family, protein MVGVDTRGIDEILLETGVLKITDLKRAWDIQRERGSSIEDVLLELELVTPTDIMRANAIKMGISFVDLSNYEIKDESVPTLITRNIANRYKVIPIEKENGVLTVAMQDPTDIFCIDDIRLATALEIKPVFSDPKEIEKLIKKYFGEEEKPKKELAPKSDEISKADLLKEQESLLLERDFYNDITTDLEPADLEFDSKDDSFSSTDLNIQDDTSESGIFKDKIGNLLVKAGVITQEQLDTALAIQAKKGGLIGKIMVKQGYLDTKSLYEFLQKQMGVEFIDLENIEIEESVINLVTWNIARMHKLIPVKLSNGSLKVAMSDPMNIFSIDDLRLTTGYNIIPCLADEDQIMIMLDKYYDKDAIKKEERDKEAIDLEEEIRKVNEKIAVEITEEEEEEEVVDIDVLENAPIVKMVNIIFQKAVASRASDIHIEPQEDCVLIRFRIDGQLVEIMKHDRKIVSALVARVKIISGLNIAEKRIPQDGRIGMKIDGKDYDMRVSILPTMFGEKVVIRIADKEGFQVDKKDLGFFEDDLEKFDDIIAHPHGIVLVTGPTGSGKSTTLYTALRELCKPNVNLLTVEDPVESTIKGINQVQVNVKAGLTFATALRAFLRQDPDIIMVGEIRDRETAEIATRAAITGHLVFSTLHTNDAASSITRMIDMGIEPFMMSSSVVGVIAQRLVRRLCQKCRERIEPDEYAKEALSLKEGEEIELYKAVGCEECNNTGYKGRIAVYEIMTINREIRNLIAKNENADVIKEAALRNGMKTLRMNCARYVKKGVTTIDEMLRIAYSED, encoded by the coding sequence ATGGTTGGAGTAGATACGAGGGGTATTGATGAAATACTTTTAGAGACCGGGGTATTAAAAATAACCGATCTTAAAAGAGCGTGGGACATCCAAAGGGAAAGAGGCAGCAGCATAGAGGACGTGTTATTAGAGCTTGAACTTGTAACACCTACGGATATTATGCGCGCAAATGCCATTAAGATGGGGATTTCCTTTGTAGACCTTTCCAATTATGAGATTAAAGACGAAAGTGTTCCCACATTGATAACCAGAAACATTGCAAACAGGTACAAAGTAATACCCATTGAAAAAGAAAACGGGGTACTTACTGTTGCAATGCAAGATCCTACTGATATTTTCTGCATAGACGATATCCGTCTCGCAACAGCTCTTGAAATAAAGCCGGTGTTTTCCGATCCAAAAGAAATTGAAAAACTAATCAAAAAATATTTTGGTGAAGAGGAAAAACCTAAAAAAGAATTAGCACCAAAATCAGATGAAATCTCCAAAGCTGACTTGTTAAAAGAGCAGGAGTCACTGCTCCTTGAAAGAGATTTTTATAATGACATCACCACTGATTTAGAACCGGCGGATTTGGAGTTTGATTCAAAGGATGATAGCTTTTCCAGTACAGATTTAAACATTCAGGATGATACTTCAGAAAGTGGCATTTTTAAAGATAAAATCGGAAATCTTCTGGTTAAAGCAGGTGTAATAACCCAGGAGCAATTGGATACTGCCTTGGCCATCCAGGCTAAAAAGGGCGGACTTATCGGAAAGATAATGGTTAAGCAGGGTTATTTAGATACAAAATCCCTTTATGAATTTTTACAAAAACAAATGGGAGTTGAGTTTATAGATTTAGAAAATATTGAAATTGAAGAAAGCGTTATAAATTTAGTTACGTGGAATATTGCGAGGATGCATAAATTAATTCCCGTTAAACTTTCAAACGGCTCTTTAAAAGTTGCCATGAGCGACCCTATGAATATATTTTCCATAGATGACTTAAGGCTTACAACAGGTTATAATATAATCCCTTGTCTTGCTGACGAAGATCAAATAATGATAATGCTTGATAAATATTATGACAAAGATGCTATAAAGAAAGAAGAAAGAGATAAAGAAGCCATTGACTTAGAAGAAGAAATCAGAAAAGTAAATGAAAAGATAGCTGTTGAAATAACGGAAGAAGAAGAAGAGGAAGAAGTTGTTGATATAGATGTTTTAGAAAATGCCCCCATTGTCAAAATGGTCAACATAATTTTCCAAAAAGCAGTTGCAAGCAGGGCAAGTGATATACATATAGAGCCTCAGGAAGATTGTGTTCTTATAAGATTCAGAATAGACGGGCAATTAGTTGAAATAATGAAGCACGACAGAAAGATTGTTTCAGCTCTTGTGGCAAGGGTTAAGATTATAAGCGGGCTTAATATAGCAGAGAAGAGAATCCCGCAAGACGGAAGAATAGGTATGAAGATAGACGGCAAAGACTATGACATGCGTGTTTCCATACTGCCTACAATGTTTGGGGAAAAAGTTGTTATAAGAATAGCCGATAAAGAAGGCTTTCAAGTAGATAAAAAAGATTTAGGTTTCTTTGAAGATGATTTAGAGAAATTTGATGATATTATTGCCCACCCTCATGGTATAGTTTTGGTAACAGGGCCTACAGGAAGTGGTAAATCTACCACGTTATACACAGCGCTAAGAGAATTGTGCAAGCCGAATGTAAACCTTCTAACTGTTGAAGATCCTGTTGAGAGCACCATAAAGGGTATTAACCAGGTTCAGGTTAATGTAAAGGCAGGGCTTACATTTGCTACAGCCTTAAGAGCTTTCTTAAGACAAGACCCTGACATAATAATGGTTGGGGAGATAAGGGACAGGGAAACTGCGGAAATAGCAACAAGGGCTGCTATTACTGGTCACTTGGTTTTCAGTACCCTTCACACTAATGATGCTGCTAGTTCCATTACAAGAATGATAGATATGGGAATTGAGCCCTTTATGATGTCTTCATCAGTTGTTGGCGTAATTGCCCAAAGGCTTGTAAGAAGGCTTTGCCAAAAATGTAGGGAAAGAATTGAACCTGATGAATATGCAAAAGAAGCACTTAGTTTAAAAGAGGGTGAAGAAATAGAACTATACAAAGCAGTAGGCTGTGAAGAATGCAATAATACAGGATATAAAGGCAGGATAGCTGTATATGAAATAATGACAATTAACAGGGAAATAAGAAACCTTATAGCAAAGAATGAAAATGCAGATGTAATTAAAGAGGCAGCGTTAAGAAACGGAATGAAAACGCTTAGAATGAATTGTGCAAGATATGTTAAAAAAGGAGTAACAACAATAGATGAAATGCTGCGCATAGCATATTCTGAAGATTAA
- the dpsA gene encoding dipicolinate synthase subunit DpsA codes for MNKKRYGVLGGDLRSIKLAELIEEEGNHVNIYGFDNVGIDINFKEIKSIDEFIENSDIIVGPLPCSYDKETFNAPYHSGKIYIKEILKKIKDKQLFIAGKLGDEIVKFASLNNLRFFDLLEREEMTVLNAIPTAEGAIQIAMEEMPVTIHGSKAFVLGFGRVGETLAKMLNGIGAKTYVAARKHSDFAWIKSYGYSAVPINELGEHIKDADVIFNTIPHLILGKDILKRVRKDCLIIDLASKPGGVDFEKAEEYNIKTKWALSLPGKVAPLTAAGILKDTINNIVKEQEGLK; via the coding sequence ATGAATAAAAAAAGATACGGGGTTTTAGGCGGCGATTTGAGAAGTATAAAACTTGCCGAACTTATCGAAGAAGAAGGAAACCATGTTAACATATATGGTTTTGACAATGTAGGAATTGACATAAATTTCAAAGAAATTAAAAGTATAGATGAATTTATTGAAAATTCAGATATAATAGTAGGACCGCTTCCCTGCTCTTATGACAAAGAAACCTTTAATGCCCCGTATCATTCAGGAAAAATTTATATAAAAGAGATTTTAAAAAAAATAAAAGATAAGCAGTTATTTATAGCGGGAAAATTAGGAGATGAAATAGTAAAGTTTGCTAGTTTAAATAATCTAAGATTTTTTGATTTATTAGAAAGGGAAGAAATGACCGTTTTAAATGCAATTCCAACAGCTGAAGGAGCTATTCAGATAGCAATGGAGGAAATGCCTGTAACCATTCATGGAAGCAAAGCCTTTGTTTTAGGTTTTGGAAGGGTAGGAGAAACACTTGCAAAGATGCTAAATGGAATTGGGGCTAAGACTTATGTGGCAGCAAGGAAGCATTCTGACTTTGCATGGATTAAAAGTTATGGGTATAGTGCCGTTCCAATCAATGAACTAGGTGAGCATATTAAAGACGCAGATGTTATATTTAACACCATTCCACATCTTATATTAGGGAAAGATATATTAAAAAGAGTCAGAAAAGATTGTCTTATAATAGATTTGGCATCTAAACCCGGTGGTGTGGATTTTGAAAAGGCAGAAGAGTACAATATAAAAACCAAATGGGCACTTTCATTGCCGGGAAAAGTAGCACCTTTAACAGCTGCCGGTATATTGAAAGATACAATAAATAATATAGTAAAGGAGCAGGAGGGATTAAAATGA